In Fodinibius salicampi, a single genomic region encodes these proteins:
- a CDS encoding methyltransferase domain-containing protein — MRLEESNVTFINADIAKPWQLEDTTLDLVVGNLVLEHIKDLSHVFREAFRILQPGGKLYVAELHPYKQLQQSQAKFVSQKTGEEILVDAFIHPVSEYINEALTAGFMLCEIGEKQRKDEKIPRLLTLLFEKEA; from the coding sequence ATGCGTTTAGAAGAAAGTAATGTAACATTTATAAACGCAGATATTGCGAAACCCTGGCAACTAGAAGATACAACTCTTGATCTTGTTGTGGGGAACCTTGTGTTGGAACATATAAAGGATTTATCCCATGTTTTTAGGGAGGCTTTTCGAATCCTGCAGCCCGGAGGGAAACTTTATGTAGCTGAATTGCATCCATACAAGCAGTTACAGCAATCGCAGGCTAAGTTTGTGAGCCAGAAAACCGGAGAAGAGATCTTGGTAGATGCATTTATACATCCGGTATCGGAGTATATAAATGAGGCATTAACTGCGGGTTTTATGTTGTGCGAAATAGGAGAAAAACAAAGAAAAGATGAAAAAATACCAAGGCTTCTCACCTTACTTTTTGAGAAGGAAGCTTAA
- a CDS encoding DinB family protein, producing the protein MKKLATIALSALIVVALGIKPVQGQEGDNSNSFKQQFSQHFDYASRVLSLAKAMPAEKYSWRPEEGVSSVEEVYTHIARYNFYYPENSLGIPAPEDIDVENIESITGKEEVVAILERSIEYVKEIVRKMDESKLKQETELYGRTVNGQAVLMQLITHKSEHVGQSIAYARMNGVVPPWSE; encoded by the coding sequence ATGAAGAAATTAGCAACGATCGCCCTGTCCGCTTTAATAGTGGTAGCTTTAGGAATAAAACCGGTACAGGGTCAGGAAGGAGATAATAGTAATAGCTTTAAACAACAGTTCAGTCAACATTTTGATTATGCTTCCCGGGTTCTTTCCCTGGCCAAAGCCATGCCGGCCGAAAAATACTCCTGGCGACCCGAGGAGGGAGTAAGTTCTGTGGAGGAAGTTTATACTCATATTGCACGGTATAACTTTTACTATCCGGAGAATTCGCTGGGTATTCCGGCCCCGGAAGATATAGATGTTGAGAATATAGAGTCGATTACTGGTAAAGAGGAGGTGGTAGCTATTTTAGAGCGCTCCATAGAATATGTAAAGGAAATAGTAAGAAAAATGGATGAATCAAAGTTAAAGCAGGAGACTGAATTATACGGAAGAACCGTTAATGGTCAAGCCGTTCTAATGCAGCTCATCACCCATAAGAGTGAGCATGTGGGACAGTCAATCGCTTATGCCCGGATGAATGGTGTAGTACCACCCTGGAGTGAATAG